TTGCTGACGAGGCATTTCCTCTGAAGAACTACTTAATGAGACCTTATCCAGGAGATAACTTGGATGATCGAAAACGTAACTTCAATTACCGTTTGAGCCGTGCCAGGAGGACATCAGAAAACACATTCGGTATTTTGACACAAAAGTTTAGACTTTACAATAGGTGGATTCAGGCGTGTCCAAAAAACGCAGATTACATAATTTTGGCTTCTTGCTtactacataattttataaaaaaatatgattcgtGTACGTATAACTACGTAAATCAGCAAGTGGATTTCACAAGCAAGGGACATACACTACAAAATTTACATTTGCAAGGAGGAAACGCAACTACAGATGCATTTCGTACAAGGGAAATATTCACTGAATACTTTAATTCCGAAGCTGGTTCTCTTCCTTGGAtatgaaatacttataatatattatataagataatgttagtatgaaaaattatgtaaaaaggTACTACTgggattattaaaattaataataaaataataaaataaatagaaataattattattgtatttcttaCCAGTTGTTTCCATTTCCTCTGCTATTTTAGCccatatgatatttttgaagtCCGTGTTCATATACTTGGGATGTGATAAATCGTATAATACGGAATATTTCCGCACTAACTCGATCAGTTTTTCGTCATTCATTTTTGTACTGCGATGAAAATGATGACCgtgaaatatgaaaaatatcggACGTAAGTAATCGGACCCGCACGGTGCGATGACAGCGACAACAATGTTTGCGTCGGTACGGTCACGCGCCGGACGTGTGAGAACGTCATGCTTATCATTCCTTTAAGAATATTATCAAACTTGCCGGGGGAATCCCGGAATGAACACGGCACTGTCACGTCACTGCTGTGTGTGAATAGACCTTTAGAGGCCTGGATGGACCGTTGCGGCGGGCCTCGCCCGGCGGACGGCAGTCGTGTAAGGTCGAAAGAGTGAGTAACACCCGTGTTACTGGTCAGAgcatcttttatagtttattacagagcctcatatagttttaatcagaacctctctcagtgtcagtatttatatagattcattacataaattatatatacattaattattttgtgttcaattgaaatatttagtattaatatcaacttataaaagcattatatacattattacaacaagtgtctaatttaataaattggtaatctTAGTATACGTAATCTACGTGTTACTTATTCAACACCAATACCTACGGTTTAACGTCATTCGACGGTGGATCACACTTCACTATCTAGTACACAACTTACAAATAAAGGAGAGTAGACCTAGGTCAGTAGTAAGCAGTAGTagtaaaaaaaacgtttaagtATTTTGTACATTGGTTGTAAATAcccatacatatttaatataatcttgTCTTGGTTAGGTTTAATGTGCTTATGTGGTATAccataacaataacaacaatgccttacattttaaaaatgtattgcactCTATAACACTAAGTGTAGGTACTCATATGCAATAAGTGCCTTTATATATGATAAGTTAAATGTAAGGTTTATGTTACACTTATAAAATCATACATGgtgtgattaaaataatttttaaaagagtCTTCAATGTGATAAAATCAAATACACCTATATCTATCACCACTATGTATCAAATAACACACATCAGTAGTAAATATGTTACACTGTAGTACAAACAAAGTTAGTAGTCAGTTCGTCGTTAGACTCCGTACAGTCAACACGTTGCTTATCGCGTTTCACGAGTACCGATTTTAATAGCTTACGATAGCAGTATACTATACACGCACCATATCGCAGGTAATATGCTCGTTATTAATACTACTAGCTAAGATACAATACACCCAGCGGGCGCAAGCCCACAacactataaaatgtttacaaaactacCAGCTTTAAAAAGCCCCTCCATTCGTCAACCACCTAATCCAAAAGAtgcacaaaaacaaaaaaataaaacgtcacCAACCACACCCAAAAGCTTACCCAtatcaaattcattaaaaagcACATCAAATCCTAAACCGCTACATCAAATGTCACCAAAAAATTCACCCAACGTCAACACTTCAACCAGTTCTATCAACACGGATATCAACAAAAAATCATTCGCCTCAACTGTAGCAAACAGCTTAATACCCAAAAAAGACCAAGCTTTATTAATCGATATAGACGACAACATCCCACACAAAGATTACATCATTGCAATCGGCAAATTAGTCCAACCGTCTAATATTCTATTTGCGTCCCGTATATCTAAAGGTCGCTTATGTATATTCCTATCAAGCAGCTCATTAGTAAATAATCTAATTGATAACCCATTTATCACAATACTACATCAACaattcaaattacgaaaatttttcAATCcgaataaaagaataatattatctaacgtATATCCTATTATACCGCCTGACATAATCGCAAacgaatttatcaaattaaatatacctcTTTATAGCCCTACAACACAGCTAAGGGCCGGAATTCAAGTTGAAGACTTCACGCATATTTTAAGTTTTCGTCGACAAACTTTTATCCAACATGACGATCTTATCAAACTCCCACCTTCCATACTTATAAATTACGAAGACACCAACTACAAGATCTTTTTATCAGATGACTCTCTAACCTGCTACTTGTGTAAGGCCCAAGGTCACATTGCGTCTCATTGCTCAAACCAGATTAATTCACCCAACATAATGTCACAGGTAAACAACGATCAACCCATTGCAAACACACCGTCTAAATTAGACGCCTCGTCAAACACATATAATAcccctatagtacctacctccACATCGAACACCGACACATCTCCCCTTGAAACACCCAATATCACTTCTGAGCCTACACTGCCATCAAATCTTCCACCAACATCATCGATCACATCAAAACCAACACTTCAAAATTTAGATGTGATTCCAAACTCTGACGTTATCCTAATGGAAATTGATCAACCAACACGCAATAAAAGATCTCTCCCCGACTCATTTCTAACTCACTCTCCACCTCCATCTCCATTAGAACCAAATGTAAACTCAAAAGCAATGCCTGCTCCACAAAACCCAGTGACCCCCCAAAACGAAatcatcgaaaaaaaaaagaaaaagaacaaaaaatcaaaatcagcagcactaacaacatttttagaaaatatcgaTGCATATCTAGAACCAGCAAAAAAACTCTTCACcgatcaaaacaattttaaaatcgattttattacctttaaacacatgtttgaaaataatcaaGGCCACTTCGAACCACctacaatttataatgaatacaatatatcaaAAGAAGATTTATTGGACATTATTATGTCTATCAAACCAACCCTACAAAATGGTAACATCAAAAACAGATTAACCCGCTTCACAAAAACGTTAAAAGCAGAACCCTATGATTCTAACGAATCAGAAGCTTAATTCATATTCAATACATAATCAATGACACATATCAATCCTTCACAAGACCACATatctaacattataaaaataaaacctaaaatgCAGcacaacaatacaaaatataacatactaCAATGGAACCTAAATGGTTTCTACAAAAGAATCAGTaatctacaaattataataaacaaatactgCCCTGAAATCATTTGTCTACAAGAAACAaattttacaaactataaaaaaaacatactaaaaggatatacaaattataccaaaataaGAACTAACGCATTCAGAGCCAGCGGAGGTATctcaacatttataaaagaCTCATATTCTTCCGaagaaatactaataaatactcCACTTGAATCCGTAACTATTTCTGTTCAACTCAAACAAAAGATTACAATCTGTAACATTTACCTCCCTAACCAATCTCTTTTCACCGAAGCAGACTTAAAAAACATCATTCAACAACTCCCTCCGCCGTTCATTCTCCTAGGTGACTTCAACAGCCACAACAAATTATGGGGCTGCATAACTACAAACACTAGAGGGAAAATATTCGAATCGGTCATAgattctgaaaacctaattacACTGAACAACGGTAAACCAACTCATTTTGGCACAGCATCCGGTACGCAATCAGCTATTGACTTATCTTTCACAACACCTTTTTTAGCTCCTCACCTTACATGGGACACATTATCTCATCCATATGGAAGCGACCACTTGCCCATAATCACGAAATTAACGTACAGAAATACAGAAGACATTCAAGTAGGCAAACCAAAATGGAAACTAAACACCGCTGACTGGAATCTATTCACATCCCTCTTAGaacaaaaaaatagatttaattgaatttgaaaaaccaaaaattaacaatttaaatgaaGTTACACAAAATTTCACAAATGCTATTCTAGAAATAGCCAACTTAACAATAGGACAAACTATATTCTCAGGTAGAAAGCCCCCAGTTCCTTGGTGGAACTCTCATTGTAACGAATCTATCAAATCAAAAAAGACGGCCTTCAACAAATTTAAACGCACTAAATCCCGAGATGATTTCATAGAATTCAAAAAACGCAAAGCCCAAGCCAGACGTACAATCAAAGACAGCAAAACAACGAGTTGGCACGCCTATACTTGAACTTGTGTTCAATCAATTATAAAGCAAACCCAAAACAAATATGGAATAAAATTAAGGCTTTTAAATGCATCaacaaatatgacaatatacAAATCCTCAAAAACGAAAATGACACAATATACTCAGAACCTTCAGAAATCGCAAACGAACTTGGCTCCTTCTTTTCAAAAGCTAGTAGTACTGAAACCTATCCCCTTGATTTTCAAAGATACAAATGCGCTCAAGAAATTGTACCTATCAATCTCTATCAAAATCAAGACAATACTCATATTAATAGTCCTCTCACTATCCAAGAAATGGAAACAGCCCTCAGTTCCAAGAAAAGCAATGCTTGCGGAATAGACCATATACCTACGATGTTTCTTCTCAATCTTCCAAAAAACGGAAAACTCTACCTACTCAAGATCTTTAATCATATTTGGATGGAAAATCAGTACCCAACAACATGGCTAACCGCGATAATCAAACCGATCCATAAACCCAATAAACCAAAAAACCACGTATCTAGTTACCGTCCTATATCCATTATATGTTCCATGACAAAACtactagaaaaaattattaactcaaGACTAATGTGGTACTTAGAATATAACAATCTATTATCCAATCTTCAACATGGTTTCCGAAAAAATAATTCTACATTGGACTCTTTAGcaattattgaaaatgaaattaaagaaACTTTCAATCAAAATCAATACTTGGTACTACTCAGCCTCGACTTACAAAAAGCTTTCGACACTATATGGCGCCACCGTCTTATTAAATACATGGTACAGCTGAATCTTAAGGGTAACATAATTAACTTCATCACAAATTACCTCTCAAATAGAACAATACAAGTATCTAATAATGGTGCACTATCTTCCCCATTCATTCTTCATAATGGCAGCCCTCAAGGCTCTCCTCTAAGTTCAACTCTCTTTCTTTTGGCTATCAATGACCTCCCATCTATCATAAAACCCCCAAACAAAATCACAATGTACGCAGATGATAGTAACATATTTTTCAGGGGAAATAATCTACCAACTTTATTTCAGCagatacaaaattgtataaaccACCTACTACAATGGAGTAAAACTTCTGGTTTTACTTTCTCTCCAATCAAATCTCAATTCATTATTTTCTCAAAGAAAAACATCCCCTACAGTCCATCTCTTAAAATGGAAAACACGAACATTCCTCGAGTATTCAACATAAAAATACTAGGCTTAACCTTTGATTCAAAACTAACATGGCGAACTCacataaacaacataaaaaatgaGGCAAAATCtaaactcaataaaataaaaacactaagTAACCTCGAATGGGGTGCAGAAAGCAAAACATTACAGACAATACACAACTCAATAATCCTCTCAGCACTAGAATATGGCTCAATACTATATGCAGGAGCATCTGCGGTAACAATCAAAACTTTAGATCCTATTCACAATACAGCCCTAAGATTGTCAATTGGTGCTTTCAAAAGCAGCCCAGTTCTCAGCATCATAAACATCACAGGCTCTAAATCACTTGAAAAAAGGAgaataaaacatacattggAATActct
This genomic window from Metopolophium dirhodum isolate CAU chromosome 1, ASM1992520v1, whole genome shotgun sequence contains:
- the LOC132949795 gene encoding uncharacterized protein LOC132949795, whose product is MFTKLPALKSPSIRQPPNPKDAQKQKNKTSPTTPKSLPISNSLKSTSNPKPLHQMSPKNSPNVNTSTSSINTDINKKSFASTVANSLIPKKDQALLIDIDDNIPHKDYIIAIGKLVQPSNILFASRISKGRLCIFLSSSSLVNNLIDNPFITILHQQFKLRKFFNPNKRIILSNVYPIIPPDIIANEFIKLNIPLYSPTTQLRAGIQVEDFTHILSFRRQTFIQHDDLIKLPPSILINYEDTNYKIFLSDDSLTCYLCKAQGHIASHCSNQINSPNIMSQVNNDQPIANTPSKLDASSNTYNTPIVPTSTSNTDTSPLETPNITSEPTLPSNLPPTSSITSKPTLQNLDVIPNSDVILMEIDQPTRNKRSLPDSFLTHSPPPSPLEPNVNSKAMPAPQNPITICNIYLPNQSLFTEADLKNIIQQLPPPFILLGDFNSHNKLWGCITTNTRGKIFESVIDSENLITLNNGKPTHFGTASAPHLTWDTLSHPYGSDHLPIITKLTYRNTEDIQVEIANLTIGQTIFSGRKPPVPWWNSHCNESIKSKKTAFNKFKRTKSRDDFIEFKKRKAQARRTIKDSKTTTNPKQIWNKIKAFKCINKYDNIQILKNENDTIYSEPSEIANELGSFFSKASSTETYPLDFQRYKCAQEIVPINLYQNQDNTHINSPLTIQEMETALSSKKSNACGIDHIPTMFLLNLPKNGKLYLLKIFNHIWMENQYPTTWLTAIIKPIHKPNKPKNHVSSYRPISIICSMTKLLEKIINSRLMWYLEYNNLLSNLQHGFRKNNSTLDSLAIIENEIKETFNQNQYLVLLSLDLQKAFDTIWRHRLIKYMVQLNLKGNIINFITNYLSNRTIQVSNNGALSSPFILHNGSPQGSPLSSTLFLLAINDLPSIIKPPNKITMYADDSNIFFRGNNLPTLFQQIQNCINHLLQWSKTSGFTFSPIKSQFIIFSKKNIPYSPSLKMENTNIPRVFNIKILGLTFDSKLTWRTHINNIKNEAKSKLNKIKTLSNLEWGAESKTLQTIHNSIILSALEYGSILYAGASAVTIKTLDPIHNTALRLSIGAFKSSPVLSIINITGSKSLEKRRIKHTLEYSSKTLIATKNPFSTILRNSINQFQNNDINNLGTRTATYASDLNITFTNQINPQVSEQPPWITSNLLIYLNLTEHKKKETDSYIYKSNFFDLKNSLPPHQEIYIDASKNTEGTAIAIIQPNSQTAFQIPSYNSIYTAEYLALLKATELAASSDSQSSTIYTDSLSALTNLANPQKNNPIGNLILNIIILSKKDIRFLWVPGHNNIPGNEIADEMAKRATKEPTDFWNITTHLDTKLLINTNLDQTCLQEWRSVRSNKLREIKSSTLPWLPDTSLPRRHQIVLNRLRIGHTRYTHEHLMSKKDQPICTSCNTVTTVKHLLTECLLTKDTRDKLMLPSNLCEILAPNTERTSSLLELLKETNLLQKI